One window from the genome of Pandoraea fibrosis encodes:
- a CDS encoding site-specific integrase, whose amino-acid sequence MSGKKITSAGIPSPDSTSRAITRKPPAAGLPAPLNPAALDTDAREAAQALAREGDSANTRQSYQSAMRYWMGWYQLRYGQALVAPLSPAVIVQFVVDHAQHQGKRGLRTEMPEAIEAVLVAQGLKARPGPPALATLLHRLSVIAKLHTTQDLPNPCAEPAVRELLAKTRRAYAKRGVRTSKKEALTREPLRALLATCDDSMRGKRDRALLLFAWASGGRRRSEVVRATCENVRRTGPEHYAYTLSWSKTNQQGADLPENEKPVVGAAAVALTDWLTSAGITDGPIFRRVRRGGHVGEPLSEAAVRDIVRERCALAGLEGDFSAHSLRAGFVTEAALQQVPLAETMTMTGHTSVATVIGYFRRAEMQRSRAADLMGNDDTVQADGTDTAKEHNETTRAGNSPDDRA is encoded by the coding sequence ATGTCTGGTAAAAAAATTACCTCTGCCGGCATACCGTCGCCGGATTCGACGTCCCGCGCCATCACCAGAAAACCGCCCGCCGCCGGACTCCCCGCGCCGCTGAATCCGGCGGCGTTGGACACCGATGCCCGAGAAGCCGCACAAGCCCTCGCCCGGGAAGGCGATTCGGCCAATACGCGCCAGAGCTACCAATCCGCCATGCGCTACTGGATGGGTTGGTACCAGCTACGTTATGGCCAGGCGCTCGTTGCGCCGCTCTCGCCCGCCGTCATCGTGCAGTTCGTTGTCGATCACGCGCAGCACCAAGGCAAACGCGGGCTGAGGACCGAGATGCCGGAAGCGATTGAGGCAGTGCTGGTCGCACAAGGTCTCAAAGCGCGTCCCGGGCCACCCGCGCTCGCCACACTGCTCCATCGGCTGAGTGTCATCGCCAAGCTGCATACGACGCAGGACTTGCCGAATCCGTGCGCGGAACCAGCGGTGCGCGAACTGCTCGCGAAAACGCGTCGTGCCTATGCGAAGCGTGGTGTTCGCACCTCGAAAAAAGAGGCCCTGACGCGCGAGCCATTGCGCGCCTTGCTGGCAACCTGCGACGATTCGATGCGAGGCAAGCGCGATAGGGCGTTGCTGCTGTTCGCCTGGGCCAGCGGCGGGCGCCGGCGCTCCGAAGTGGTTCGCGCGACGTGTGAGAACGTGCGCCGCACGGGCCCGGAGCACTACGCGTACACGCTCAGTTGGTCGAAAACCAACCAGCAGGGCGCCGACCTCCCCGAAAATGAAAAGCCCGTCGTCGGCGCGGCGGCGGTGGCGCTGACGGATTGGCTGACGTCGGCGGGCATTACCGACGGGCCGATCTTCCGGCGCGTGCGCCGAGGCGGACATGTGGGTGAGCCGCTTTCGGAGGCGGCCGTGCGCGACATCGTGCGCGAGCGTTGTGCACTCGCCGGTCTGGAGGGCGACTTCTCGGCGCACTCGCTTCGTGCCGGTTTCGTGACCGAGGCAGCGCTACAGCAGGTGCCGCTGGCCGAGACCATGACGATGACAGGACACACCAGCGTGGCGACCGTCATCGGCTACTTCCGGCGCGCGGAGATGCAGCGCTCACGCGCGGCCGACCTGATGGGGAACGACGATACCGTCCAAGCCGACGGAACAGACACCGCCAAAGAACACAACGAGACCACCCGAGCGGGCAACAGCCCCGACGATCGGGCCTGA
- a CDS encoding ABC transporter ATP-binding protein, producing MLSIRNLQAGYGKVQVLHGIDIDVPSGQVVTLIGSNGAGKTTTMRAVSGMIKPTSGEITLGEKRIDGLDSHRIAKLGLAHSPEGRRVFATMSVTDNLRLGAFPRLTGSRPRGDVAADLDRAMDLFPRLKERRHQLAGTLSGGEQQMLAMARAVMLRPDIVLLDEPSMGLAPILVDEVFRIISNLKSEGVTMLLVEQFAAAALAVADYGYVLENGNISVHGPAESLRNDDKVRAAYLGGSH from the coding sequence ATGCTTTCCATTCGTAATCTGCAAGCCGGCTACGGCAAGGTGCAGGTGCTGCACGGCATCGACATCGATGTGCCGAGCGGTCAGGTCGTCACGCTCATCGGATCGAACGGCGCAGGCAAGACGACGACCATGCGCGCGGTGTCCGGCATGATCAAGCCGACCTCCGGTGAAATCACGCTGGGCGAGAAGCGTATCGACGGGCTCGACTCGCATCGCATCGCCAAGCTGGGGCTGGCGCACTCCCCTGAGGGGCGCCGTGTGTTCGCCACCATGTCGGTGACGGACAACCTGCGGCTGGGCGCTTTCCCGCGTCTGACGGGGAGTCGTCCGCGCGGCGATGTTGCCGCCGATCTTGACCGCGCGATGGATCTGTTCCCGCGTCTCAAGGAGCGACGCCACCAGTTGGCAGGCACGCTCTCGGGCGGCGAGCAGCAAATGCTGGCGATGGCGCGCGCAGTCATGCTGCGCCCGGACATCGTGCTGCTCGACGAGCCATCGATGGGACTCGCGCCGATTCTGGTCGACGAAGTCTTTCGCATCATCAGCAATCTGAAGTCGGAAGGGGTGACGATGCTGCTGGTGGAGCAGTTTGCGGCCGCCGCGCTGGCGGTTGCCGACTACGGTTATGTACTGGAGAACGGCAACATTTCCGTGCACGGCCCGGCGGAAAGTCTGCGCAACGACGACAAGGTGCGCGCTGCCTATCTGGGTGGCAGTCACTGA
- a CDS encoding NAD(P)H-dependent flavin oxidoreductase — protein sequence MTSTVRITQRLGMTTPIIQAPMAVASTPALVAAVSNAGGLGSLAVGHMNADAAREAIRQTRALTDRPFNVNVFTHVPPQADAAREAAWLAYLAPAFTRFDAKPPEALREIYLSFVEDVAMYEMFLETRPAVVSFHFGLPSQAWIDALKAAGILLFASATNEAEANAIEAAGIDAIVAQGWEAGGHRGRFNDEGDRQPSEDEQLGTFALVRRLVARTSLPVIAAGGIMDGAGIAAVLALGAQAAQMGTAFVPCPESGADAAYREALLSEPPPPTALIRAISGRPARGLANRFWALEQAPERPAIPDYPMTYDAGKSLNAAAKAHNDSGYAAQWAGQAAPLARALPAAQLIDVLTQETREAIAAAAAFRP from the coding sequence ATGACATCGACGGTACGCATCACCCAACGGCTGGGTATGACCACGCCGATCATTCAGGCGCCCATGGCCGTCGCCTCGACACCAGCCCTGGTCGCGGCAGTCTCCAACGCGGGCGGCCTCGGCTCGCTCGCCGTCGGCCACATGAATGCCGACGCGGCGCGCGAGGCCATTCGTCAGACGCGCGCCCTGACGGACCGGCCATTCAACGTGAACGTCTTTACGCACGTGCCGCCGCAGGCCGACGCCGCACGCGAAGCGGCCTGGCTCGCTTACCTCGCCCCGGCGTTCACGCGCTTCGACGCCAAGCCGCCCGAGGCGTTACGCGAGATCTACCTGAGCTTCGTCGAAGACGTGGCGATGTATGAGATGTTTCTCGAAACACGTCCAGCCGTCGTCAGTTTCCATTTCGGCCTGCCGTCGCAGGCATGGATCGATGCGTTGAAGGCGGCCGGCATCCTGCTGTTCGCCTCCGCGACCAACGAAGCGGAGGCCAATGCCATCGAGGCGGCAGGCATCGACGCGATTGTGGCGCAAGGCTGGGAGGCCGGCGGGCATCGCGGACGCTTCAACGACGAAGGCGACCGCCAGCCGAGCGAGGACGAACAACTGGGCACCTTCGCGCTGGTACGGCGACTGGTCGCCCGCACGTCGCTGCCGGTCATCGCGGCGGGTGGAATCATGGACGGCGCGGGCATCGCCGCCGTGCTGGCACTTGGCGCACAGGCGGCGCAAATGGGAACCGCCTTCGTACCTTGCCCGGAGTCTGGCGCCGATGCGGCCTACCGTGAGGCGCTGCTGAGCGAACCGCCTCCGCCCACCGCCCTCATTCGTGCCATTTCCGGCCGCCCGGCACGCGGGCTGGCGAATCGCTTCTGGGCTTTGGAGCAAGCGCCGGAGCGCCCCGCCATCCCCGACTATCCGATGACCTACGATGCCGGCAAGTCGCTCAACGCCGCGGCGAAGGCCCACAACGATAGCGGCTATGCGGCACAATGGGCCGGTCAGGCGGCCCCGCTTGCCCGCGCCCTCCCGGCCGCGCAATTGATCGACGTTCTCACGCAAGAGACGCGTGAGGCCATCGCCGCCGCAGCCGCCTTCCGGCCGTGA
- a CDS encoding NAD(P)H-dependent flavin oxidoreductase encodes MPSSTASQFRNRALIERLGMLTPIIQAPMAGTSTPALAAAVSNAGGLGSIGVAAMHVEAARQSIHDTRALTRKPFNVNVFCHAPARLDTARDAAWLAYLAPEFARFDATPPATLSEIYTSFVANDAMLAMLLDERPAVVSFHFGLPSQDKIDALHAAGITLFASATNLAEARAIEAAGVDAIVAQGYEAGGHRGRFEDLGDRVPTDDEQLGTLALVRLIVTHTSVPVIAAGGIMDGAGIAAVLALGAQAAQLGTAFVACPESSADAAYRARLTGENPPRTALIRAISGRPARGFVNRLYALEQTADRPDLPAYPVTYDAGKSLNAAAKAKGNSDYAAQWAGQAAPLARAMPAAELVGVLRAELHETFDALRDLAATF; translated from the coding sequence ATGCCTAGCTCTACCGCTTCTCAATTCCGCAATCGCGCGCTCATCGAACGACTCGGCATGCTCACGCCGATCATTCAGGCGCCGATGGCCGGCACATCCACGCCAGCGCTCGCCGCTGCGGTGTCCAACGCCGGTGGCCTCGGCTCGATCGGCGTTGCCGCGATGCATGTCGAGGCCGCACGCCAGTCGATCCACGACACGCGTGCGCTGACCCGCAAGCCGTTCAACGTCAACGTGTTCTGTCATGCGCCCGCCAGGCTGGACACTGCGCGCGACGCCGCGTGGCTCGCGTATCTCGCACCGGAGTTCGCCCGCTTCGACGCCACGCCGCCCGCCACGTTGAGCGAGATCTATACAAGCTTCGTCGCCAACGACGCCATGCTCGCCATGCTGCTCGATGAGCGCCCTGCGGTCGTCAGCTTCCATTTCGGGTTGCCGTCGCAAGACAAGATCGATGCACTTCACGCGGCCGGGATCACCCTGTTCGCGTCCGCGACGAACCTCGCGGAGGCCCGGGCCATCGAGGCTGCCGGTGTCGACGCCATCGTCGCCCAAGGCTATGAGGCAGGTGGCCATCGCGGCCGCTTCGAAGACCTCGGCGACCGCGTACCGACCGACGACGAACAACTCGGCACGCTGGCGCTCGTGCGGCTGATCGTCACGCACACGTCGGTGCCGGTCATTGCTGCCGGCGGCATCATGGACGGCGCAGGTATCGCTGCCGTACTCGCCCTTGGCGCGCAAGCCGCGCAACTCGGCACGGCCTTCGTTGCCTGTCCGGAGTCGTCGGCCGACGCGGCATACCGCGCACGGCTGACCGGCGAGAATCCGCCGCGCACCGCGCTGATCCGCGCCATCTCGGGACGTCCGGCACGCGGCTTCGTGAACCGGCTGTATGCACTTGAGCAAACGGCCGATCGCCCCGACCTGCCCGCGTACCCTGTGACGTATGACGCCGGCAAGTCCCTCAATGCCGCCGCTAAGGCCAAGGGCAACAGCGATTACGCAGCGCAGTGGGCGGGTCAGGCCGCGCCCCTCGCCCGCGCCATGCCCGCTGCCGAACTCGTGGGTGTGCTCCGCGCGGAACTGCATGAGACGTTCGACGCACTGCGCGATCTCGCAGCAACGTTCTGA
- a CDS encoding DNA-binding protein, whose protein sequence is MTTSQTPKSAMPSALPRQGGRGISEQDVWMAADALLMAGQRPTIERIRQQLGRGSPNTVSPYLDGWFAGLGARLQGGANAVAGLPEGVTMPAPVARAALDLWALALEEGRAALAEEAATRRAVLDAREAELAADREALEQARAVLHERIASAETAAADARQARDEAQAQARRAEALLIDAQADAVASRQAVASARDAMQALQDEHATHRANWDVERAKLGERAEANERRLMLELDAARESIKSLQQERKQSQRQLQEAEAGLAAMSEAQHEMRAAKSLQDAVIARLREQVTAQASLTATYQAMLAAPPAPGGVAGRATSPGRKRRVSSAAMPATSVLRRARRT, encoded by the coding sequence ATGACTACGTCACAAACACCGAAATCCGCCATGCCCTCGGCGTTGCCTCGGCAAGGTGGGCGCGGGATCTCCGAGCAAGACGTCTGGATGGCGGCCGATGCGTTGTTGATGGCAGGGCAGCGACCGACGATCGAGCGCATTCGTCAGCAATTGGGCCGAGGGTCGCCGAATACCGTCAGCCCGTATCTCGACGGCTGGTTCGCCGGATTGGGCGCGCGCTTGCAGGGTGGTGCCAATGCGGTTGCAGGATTGCCTGAGGGCGTGACGATGCCGGCGCCGGTGGCGCGTGCGGCGCTCGATTTGTGGGCGCTGGCGCTAGAGGAAGGGCGTGCGGCATTGGCGGAAGAAGCCGCCACTCGTCGCGCAGTACTGGACGCGCGTGAGGCCGAGTTGGCAGCGGATCGCGAAGCATTGGAGCAGGCACGCGCCGTACTCCATGAGCGGATTGCGTCGGCGGAAACGGCGGCTGCCGATGCGCGTCAGGCAAGGGACGAAGCTCAGGCGCAGGCGCGCCGCGCGGAGGCGTTGCTGATCGATGCGCAAGCGGACGCCGTCGCGTCTCGACAGGCTGTGGCTTCGGCACGAGACGCCATGCAAGCGCTTCAGGACGAGCACGCCACACACCGTGCCAATTGGGACGTAGAGCGCGCAAAACTTGGAGAGCGAGCGGAGGCGAACGAGCGTCGTTTGATGCTTGAGCTTGACGCTGCTCGCGAGTCCATCAAATCGTTGCAGCAGGAGCGCAAGCAATCGCAACGTCAGTTGCAGGAAGCAGAGGCGGGGTTGGCAGCGATGAGTGAAGCGCAACACGAGATGCGTGCGGCCAAGTCGTTGCAGGACGCGGTGATTGCGCGGCTGCGGGAGCAAGTCACTGCGCAGGCGTCACTGACGGCGACTTATCAGGCAATGCTGGCTGCGCCGCCTGCGCCCGGCGGCGTCGCCGGACGAGCCACGTCGCCGGGCCGCAAACGTCGCGTGAGCAGTGCCGCCATGCCGGCAACTTCGGTGTTGCGCCGGGCACGGCGTACGTGA
- the acuI gene encoding acrylyl-CoA reductase (NADPH) — MFNAILLTQTDGTTHAAVTALQDDALPADGDVVVAIDYSTINYKDGLAITGKAPVVRTWPMVAGIDGAGTVLESSHPAWKEGDRVVLNGYGVGETHWGCLAQKARLKGDWLVRLPERFTPRDAMVIGTAGYTAMLSVMALERSGVTPRHGDVLVTGASGGVGSVTIALLSSLGYRVVASTGKLHEAEYLQALGAAEVIDRNLLSEPGKPLQKERWAAVVDSVGSHTLVNALAQLRYGGVATACGLAQGMDFPANMAPFILRGVTLHGIDSVMAPHALRETAWARLARDLEPQKLGGISHDVGLGDAIGIGQRIVKGEIHGRVVVNVNR, encoded by the coding sequence ATGTTCAACGCCATTCTGCTGACGCAGACCGACGGCACCACGCACGCTGCCGTCACCGCGCTGCAAGACGATGCACTGCCGGCCGACGGCGATGTCGTTGTCGCCATCGACTACTCGACCATCAATTACAAGGATGGTCTGGCGATCACCGGCAAAGCGCCGGTCGTGCGCACCTGGCCGATGGTGGCGGGCATCGACGGTGCGGGCACCGTGCTCGAGTCGTCGCATCCCGCGTGGAAAGAAGGCGACCGAGTCGTGCTCAATGGCTACGGCGTAGGCGAAACACACTGGGGATGTCTCGCGCAAAAGGCGCGCCTGAAAGGCGACTGGCTGGTGCGCCTGCCGGAGCGCTTCACCCCCCGTGACGCCATGGTCATCGGCACCGCCGGTTACACCGCCATGCTCAGCGTCATGGCGCTCGAGCGAAGCGGCGTGACGCCGCGTCATGGGGATGTGCTCGTCACAGGCGCGTCAGGGGGTGTCGGTTCAGTCACCATCGCGCTGCTCAGTTCCCTCGGCTACCGCGTCGTGGCGTCGACGGGCAAGCTGCACGAAGCGGAGTATCTGCAAGCGCTGGGCGCGGCAGAGGTCATCGACCGCAACCTGCTGTCCGAACCGGGCAAGCCGCTACAGAAAGAGCGCTGGGCAGCCGTCGTCGATTCCGTCGGATCGCACACGCTCGTCAATGCCTTGGCGCAACTGCGTTACGGCGGCGTTGCGACGGCATGCGGACTCGCGCAAGGCATGGACTTTCCGGCCAACATGGCGCCCTTCATCTTGCGCGGCGTCACGCTGCACGGCATCGACAGTGTCATGGCCCCGCACGCCTTGCGCGAAACGGCATGGGCACGTCTCGCCCGCGATCTCGAACCGCAGAAGCTGGGGGGAATTTCACATGACGTCGGACTTGGCGATGCCATCGGCATAGGTCAGCGCATCGTGAAAGGCGAGATTCACGGCCGCGTGGTAGTGAACGTGAACCGCTGA
- a CDS encoding efflux transporter outer membrane subunit: MNAPLLTMPGITSPILRHALLALCVSAMAGCAVGPNYVTPKADLPGQFAGSDRLAQRDATHHAAVGDAAQAVQLDKWWTSFDDPVLTRIVEQALAQNLDLQAAVARVAQARAQARAAGAQRLPSLTLNGSVTREHQSLESPLGAVARTVPGYNRNFTDYDIGAGASWELDLFGGLQRSAQAAGALAQAAQAQHDGVRVSVVAEAADAYFRGRAAQRRLAIAQDQIETDARLMEIVRLRFKDGLATAREVAQSEALLAQARTTLPPLRIERETQLNRLDVLMGVAPGTYARRMSATTQDDDLKARPLTIPAIGDASAPADLLRRRPDVIAAERRLAASNERIGASLAEYYPKLSLSGVLGFETLAGGRVPSVATFQPLAALGLRWRLFDFGRIDAEVAQARGANAQALAEYRLSMLRATEDVENAIVTLVELEQQRKDLASAVDAQTRARDSAQEAYTGGAVSLYEVLDADRQLLSVRDADALAQADNARAAVATFRALGGGWQSDSPALALTK; this comes from the coding sequence ATGAACGCCCCTCTGCTGACGATGCCCGGAATCACCTCCCCGATCCTGCGCCATGCCTTGCTGGCGCTATGTGTCAGCGCCATGGCGGGCTGCGCCGTCGGCCCCAACTATGTGACGCCAAAGGCCGATTTGCCCGGGCAGTTCGCGGGCAGCGACCGGTTAGCGCAACGCGACGCCACGCATCACGCCGCAGTCGGCGACGCCGCCCAGGCCGTGCAACTCGATAAATGGTGGACAAGCTTTGATGACCCGGTGCTGACCCGCATCGTCGAGCAGGCGTTGGCGCAGAATCTCGATCTGCAGGCTGCGGTAGCGCGCGTGGCACAAGCCCGGGCACAGGCCCGTGCGGCAGGAGCACAGCGATTGCCGTCGCTGACACTGAACGGCAGCGTCACGCGCGAGCATCAGTCGCTGGAGAGTCCCCTGGGCGCGGTGGCGCGCACAGTACCCGGCTACAACCGCAACTTCACGGACTACGACATCGGGGCAGGCGCGAGTTGGGAGCTGGATCTGTTCGGTGGATTACAACGCTCGGCACAGGCAGCGGGCGCTTTGGCGCAAGCCGCACAGGCGCAACACGATGGGGTTCGTGTGAGCGTCGTCGCGGAAGCGGCCGATGCGTATTTCCGGGGGCGGGCAGCACAGCGGCGGTTGGCGATCGCCCAGGACCAGATCGAGACCGACGCCCGGCTGATGGAGATCGTCCGTCTGCGCTTCAAGGATGGTCTGGCAACGGCCCGCGAAGTGGCGCAGTCCGAGGCCCTGCTCGCACAGGCACGCACCACATTGCCGCCGCTGCGTATCGAACGCGAGACACAACTCAATCGACTTGATGTGCTGATGGGCGTCGCCCCCGGCACCTATGCGCGCCGCATGAGCGCCACCACGCAGGACGACGATCTGAAAGCCCGGCCGCTGACGATCCCCGCCATCGGTGACGCAAGCGCGCCGGCCGATCTGCTGCGTCGCCGACCCGACGTCATCGCGGCCGAACGGCGACTGGCTGCGTCGAACGAACGCATCGGTGCTTCGCTGGCGGAGTATTACCCCAAGCTGTCGTTGTCAGGCGTGTTGGGCTTCGAAACACTGGCCGGCGGACGCGTGCCGAGTGTGGCAACGTTCCAGCCGCTGGCCGCGCTGGGATTGCGCTGGCGATTGTTCGACTTCGGCCGGATCGATGCCGAGGTGGCACAGGCACGCGGCGCGAACGCACAAGCGCTTGCGGAATATCGTCTGTCGATGCTGCGCGCGACGGAGGATGTGGAAAACGCGATCGTCACGCTCGTCGAACTCGAGCAGCAACGCAAGGATCTGGCGAGTGCCGTTGACGCACAGACGCGCGCCCGCGACAGCGCCCAAGAGGCCTACACCGGCGGCGCCGTCAGCCTCTACGAGGTGCTTGACGCGGACCGTCAGCTACTGTCGGTGCGCGACGCCGACGCGCTCGCGCAGGCCGATAACGCCCGCGCCGCCGTCGCCACCTTCCGCGCATTGGGCGGTGGATGGCAATCGGATAGCCCGGCGTTGGCGCTGACGAAGTGA
- a CDS encoding HlyD family secretion protein has translation MTSPSTPAQNASQTGGHSEKRAFPRRLAVRGALVAVALAALGYGTYWWTTARYLESTDDAYVGGDVTVLGPKVPGYIAQVLVTDNQSVHAGDVLVRLDDRDYRAALAKAEGAVAAQQALLANLDATARLQTAVIAQARASVVAVAAEARRAHDDQVRYQDLVAKSAVSVQSAQKADADYKQIAANRDRAEAGAVAAERQLDVIATQKQQAQAALAQAVAERDIARLNLEDTVLRAPVDGTVGNRRARTGAYAQAGTQLLAIVPAHGLWVDANFKEGQVAHLRPGMPVKIEADVLPGRVFHGRVASLAPATGAQFSVLPPENATGNFTKIVQRVPVRVQLDAADGRLGTLRPGLSVTAEVDARGDGSDTSPAPGAAKVAAR, from the coding sequence ATGACATCCCCGAGCACTCCCGCCCAGAACGCCAGCCAGACGGGCGGCCATTCCGAGAAGCGTGCATTTCCGCGACGCCTTGCCGTGCGCGGCGCGTTGGTCGCCGTGGCGCTCGCGGCATTGGGTTATGGCACGTACTGGTGGACGACAGCGCGCTATCTTGAATCGACGGACGATGCATACGTCGGCGGCGACGTCACGGTGCTTGGGCCGAAGGTGCCCGGGTACATCGCGCAAGTGCTGGTGACCGACAATCAGTCGGTGCACGCGGGCGATGTGCTGGTGCGTCTCGACGATCGCGATTACCGCGCAGCGCTGGCGAAGGCCGAGGGGGCGGTCGCCGCGCAGCAGGCGTTGCTGGCCAATCTGGACGCCACTGCCCGGTTGCAGACGGCGGTCATCGCGCAAGCGCGTGCCAGCGTGGTGGCGGTCGCTGCGGAGGCGCGTCGTGCGCACGACGATCAGGTGCGTTATCAGGACCTGGTCGCCAAGTCGGCCGTGTCGGTGCAAAGCGCGCAGAAGGCGGACGCGGATTACAAGCAGATCGCGGCGAACCGTGATCGTGCCGAGGCGGGGGCCGTCGCGGCAGAGCGTCAGCTTGACGTCATCGCCACGCAGAAGCAGCAGGCGCAAGCCGCGTTGGCACAGGCAGTGGCCGAGCGCGATATCGCCAGGCTCAACCTCGAAGACACGGTGTTGCGGGCGCCGGTGGATGGCACCGTCGGCAACCGACGTGCGCGGACGGGGGCTTATGCGCAGGCGGGCACGCAGTTGCTCGCCATCGTGCCTGCGCATGGTCTGTGGGTCGATGCGAACTTCAAGGAAGGGCAGGTCGCGCATTTGCGCCCCGGCATGCCGGTGAAGATTGAAGCTGACGTATTGCCGGGCCGGGTATTTCATGGGCGAGTGGCGAGCCTCGCGCCGGCTACCGGGGCACAGTTCAGCGTGCTGCCACCAGAGAACGCCACGGGCAACTTCACCAAGATCGTCCAGCGTGTGCCGGTTCGGGTGCAACTCGACGCCGCCGATGGCCGCCTGGGCACGTTGCGTCCCGGACTGTCGGTGACGGCAGAAGTCGATGCGCGTGGCGACGGTAGCGACACGTCTCCGGCGCCCGGGGCGGCAAAGGTTGCTGCGCGATGA